One stretch of Pseudomonas sp. NC02 DNA includes these proteins:
- a CDS encoding sodium:solute symporter: MISTASDANLFITFGVIGLFLAGMIAVLYATNRESTSFSDYAVGGRSYGPWYIAMCYTNSWWPGSTFTAFFALTIGGALGFYGMVYATLGVTAMYLMARRAWTWGQRFNLRTQPDLLGMRFNSPVVKRVASIIGIISVFPWVVMGIQALAMLFQFASFGRWGVTTCLVAGVVVVLVRQYWTVSMGMRGLIMTDMFQGLIAYVVCAALCVFLLFGDQASFSNLSHLPAKMLLIPGASGTGYGPLYMFSLIFTGVIGSMCWPMSFQRIYTASGVKAVKKGTLYTILLVGGFYGILMLFAAAISQDSNVIAHPQQGWFLSLFDIGGPWMLALAIVIVLAASIGHVDGCVQVCGTQFANDLATWNTPRTDRQLTLLAKSGMVVFIVAASVLAYLTFDYARLQLLAQISYQGIIQLAVPLFFGIFSRRGNKEGAIAGMLAGIVVAIVLTTMYPDDIPGLGSLTSGIVGLVVNAGIFVACALAIKPSAQESVRVEQLFEMAAPGRKVPMGATPVLN, from the coding sequence ATGATCAGCACCGCCAGCGATGCCAACCTCTTTATCACCTTCGGCGTCATCGGCCTGTTCCTGGCCGGGATGATCGCCGTGCTGTACGCCACCAACCGCGAGAGCACGAGTTTTTCCGATTACGCCGTAGGCGGGCGCTCCTATGGGCCGTGGTACATCGCCATGTGTTACACCAACTCGTGGTGGCCGGGCTCGACCTTTACCGCGTTTTTCGCCCTGACCATCGGCGGCGCCCTGGGCTTCTACGGCATGGTCTACGCCACCCTTGGCGTGACGGCAATGTACCTGATGGCCCGCCGCGCGTGGACCTGGGGCCAGCGTTTCAACCTGCGCACCCAGCCGGACTTGCTCGGCATGCGCTTCAACAGCCCGGTGGTCAAGCGCGTGGCCTCGATCATCGGCATCATCTCGGTATTCCCGTGGGTGGTGATGGGCATCCAGGCGTTGGCGATGTTGTTCCAGTTCGCCAGCTTCGGCCGCTGGGGCGTCACCACCTGCCTGGTCGCCGGCGTGGTGGTGGTGCTGGTGCGCCAGTACTGGACCGTGAGCATGGGCATGCGCGGGCTGATCATGACCGACATGTTCCAGGGCCTGATCGCCTATGTCGTGTGTGCGGCGCTGTGTGTGTTCCTGCTGTTCGGCGACCAGGCGTCGTTCTCCAACCTGTCGCACCTGCCGGCGAAAATGTTGCTGATTCCCGGCGCCAGCGGCACCGGTTACGGCCCGCTGTACATGTTCAGCCTGATCTTTACCGGCGTGATCGGCTCGATGTGCTGGCCCATGAGCTTCCAGCGCATCTACACCGCCAGCGGCGTCAAGGCGGTGAAGAAAGGCACGCTGTACACGATCCTGTTGGTGGGTGGTTTCTACGGGATTCTGATGCTGTTTGCCGCGGCCATCAGCCAGGACTCGAACGTCATCGCGCACCCGCAACAAGGTTGGTTCCTCTCGCTGTTCGACATCGGCGGGCCGTGGATGCTGGCGCTGGCTATCGTCATCGTACTGGCGGCGAGCATCGGCCACGTCGACGGCTGCGTGCAGGTCTGCGGCACCCAGTTCGCCAACGACCTTGCCACCTGGAACACCCCGCGTACCGACCGGCAACTGACGCTGCTGGCCAAGTCCGGGATGGTGGTGTTTATCGTTGCCGCCTCGGTGCTGGCATACCTGACCTTTGATTACGCGCGACTGCAATTGCTGGCGCAGATTTCCTACCAGGGGATTATCCAATTGGCGGTGCCGCTGTTCTTCGGCATTTTCAGCCGCCGCGGCAACAAGGAAGGCGCGATTGCCGGGATGCTGGCGGGGATTGTAGTGGCGATTGTGCTGACGACGATGTACCCGGACGACATTCCTGGGCTGGGGTCGTTGACCAGCGGGATTGTGGGGCTGGTGGTCAATGCGGGGATTTTTGTGGCGTGTGCATTGGCGATCAAGCCGAGTGCGCAGGAGAGTGTTCGGGTGGAGCAGTTGTTTGAGATGGCGGCGCCAGGGCGCAAAGTGCCAATGGGGGCAACGCCGGTCCTGAACTGA
- a CDS encoding choline kinase family protein, with translation MKALGEACTPQECQLEAAVRGVASWGGTGIRYEPVSGGISNTNWRVEVAGIDTAYFFKVPGVGTEMFIDRRTAHDASLKAAQTGYGAPVFAFLEEFGVEVFEFMEGWRASSNHDFLDRDVRHNALHALKAFNDQPPLVQTKTVFDMIAEHQRQVEQLNGCKPADDAWLRRQCDRARGVLQASGIDLAPCMNDTLAGNFMLNDRRQIRLVDFEYASNNDRHYELALWFGEMFFTDEMELALIEDYFGQVTPQNLARIKLHKALADIKWSTWAMVQHAVSQLDFDFYKYGTWKHMRARSSINDSQWETWLRQA, from the coding sequence ATGAAAGCGTTAGGTGAGGCGTGTACGCCACAAGAGTGTCAGCTGGAAGCGGCGGTGCGCGGGGTTGCCAGTTGGGGCGGCACCGGCATTCGTTATGAACCGGTCAGCGGCGGGATTTCCAACACCAACTGGCGGGTGGAAGTGGCCGGGATCGACACTGCGTATTTCTTCAAGGTGCCGGGCGTGGGCACCGAGATGTTCATTGACCGCCGCACGGCCCACGACGCCAGCCTCAAGGCGGCGCAAACCGGCTATGGCGCGCCGGTGTTCGCATTCCTTGAAGAGTTCGGCGTGGAAGTCTTCGAGTTCATGGAGGGCTGGCGCGCCTCCTCCAACCACGACTTCCTCGACCGCGACGTGCGCCACAACGCGCTGCACGCCCTCAAGGCGTTCAACGACCAGCCGCCACTGGTGCAGACCAAGACCGTGTTCGACATGATTGCCGAGCACCAGCGGCAGGTGGAGCAGCTCAACGGCTGCAAGCCCGCCGACGACGCCTGGCTGCGCCGCCAATGCGACCGCGCCCGGGGCGTGCTGCAAGCTTCCGGCATCGACCTGGCTCCCTGCATGAATGACACCCTGGCGGGTAATTTCATGCTCAACGACCGTCGGCAAATTCGTCTGGTGGACTTCGAATACGCCTCCAACAACGACCGGCATTACGAACTGGCGCTGTGGTTCGGCGAGATGTTTTTCACTGATGAAATGGAACTGGCCCTGATCGAGGATTACTTCGGCCAGGTCACCCCGCAGAACCTCGCGCGCATCAAGTTGCACAAGGCCCTGGCGGACATCAAATGGTCGACCTGGGCGATGGTGCAGCACGCGGTGTCGCAGCTGGATTTCGACTTCTACAAATACGGCACCTGGAAGCACATGCGTGCCCGCAGCAGCATCAACGATTCGCAATGGGAAACCTGGCTAAGACAGGCTTGA
- a CDS encoding aminoglycoside phosphotransferase family protein encodes MSSRLQAKSRLLGALEAAGLSAHVVVEEGTAGIASPVRLATEWAGFTVSAPWGQCYAKVLHDDMRALIDIERTARATQLAADCDVTPGVRLVDATAGVLLLDALPTSEWRWARLDELMQPRRLQALWALKKQLHQGTSPGFARSPLQDIQHLRELCVRYSVALPIDHAWISTCIDLAWTSLQLNASDSVPLHGDGVASNVMIGPDGALQLIDFDYAGSGDPWYDVAISLNELYVFENDWREGIHAWAGECRESDYARCRLYALVNDWYWTLWGLWVGATSARPLEFSKVGQWTLLRCRQSLQDPRFEGWLRQVQEGQA; translated from the coding sequence ATGTCGAGTCGTTTGCAAGCAAAGTCACGGCTGCTGGGCGCCCTGGAGGCCGCCGGCTTGTCCGCCCATGTGGTGGTCGAAGAGGGCACCGCCGGGATTGCCTCGCCGGTACGCCTGGCCACCGAGTGGGCCGGTTTTACCGTCAGCGCACCGTGGGGCCAGTGTTACGCCAAAGTCTTGCATGACGACATGCGCGCGCTGATCGACATTGAACGCACTGCCCGCGCCACCCAACTGGCAGCTGATTGCGACGTGACGCCGGGTGTGCGCCTGGTGGATGCCACGGCCGGCGTGTTGCTGCTGGATGCGTTGCCCACCAGCGAGTGGCGTTGGGCCCGCCTCGACGAATTGATGCAGCCCCGGCGCCTGCAAGCGCTCTGGGCCCTGAAGAAACAATTGCACCAAGGCACCTCGCCGGGCTTCGCCCGCTCGCCGCTGCAAGACATCCAGCACCTGCGCGAATTATGCGTGCGCTACAGCGTGGCCTTGCCCATCGACCACGCCTGGATCAGCACCTGCATTGACCTGGCCTGGACCTCGCTGCAACTGAACGCCAGCGACTCGGTGCCGCTGCACGGCGACGGCGTAGCGAGCAACGTGATGATCGGCCCGGACGGCGCCCTGCAACTGATCGACTTCGATTACGCCGGCAGTGGTGATCCCTGGTACGACGTGGCGATCAGCCTTAACGAGTTGTACGTCTTCGAAAACGACTGGCGCGAAGGCATCCATGCCTGGGCCGGCGAGTGCCGTGAAAGCGACTATGCGCGCTGCCGCTTGTACGCCTTGGTCAACGATTGGTACTGGACGCTCTGGGGCCTGTGGGTCGGCGCTACCTCGGCGCGGCCGCTGGAGTTTTCCAAGGTCGGGCAGTGGACGCTGTTGCGCTGCCGCCAAAGTCTGCAAGACCCGCGGTTTGAAGGTTGGCTACGTCAGGTACAGGAGGGGCAGGCATGA
- a CDS encoding M20 family metallo-hydrolase, whose translation MSISFTPELLVPSEQDLETFEALFRDTSVIGATKAGGLHRLAASAEDGAVRDLFAAWLTERGFDVRVDAVGNMFGLITFNPEAPYVLCGSHLDSQPSAGRFDGVYGVLAGAVAVASLARQLRERGETPACNLAVVNWTNEEGARFQPSLIGSSVFTGDLALQDAWACRDGDGISLKHALQQIGYLGEGRVELDVAGYVEIHVEQGDGLERDGLAIGVVRDTWAALKQRIRFIGEQNHTGPTPMAARKDALLAAAHAITAVRAEADLHGVLLHSSVGRLEIYPNSPNVVPSSVTLHVEYRSPDTELLAAAGARLDASLKATASATSTDYSIESRALREPSHLHHGFAELAYGVGQQLRLPIGNSVTVSGHDAISLSRHYPVCLLFIPSSNGVSHNEAEFTSEQDMRNGLHMLTALLHRACSTPNAYR comes from the coding sequence ATGTCGATATCCTTTACCCCTGAGTTGCTGGTGCCCAGTGAACAGGACCTTGAAACCTTCGAGGCGCTGTTCCGCGACACCTCGGTCATCGGCGCGACCAAGGCCGGTGGGCTGCATCGCCTCGCCGCCTCGGCTGAAGACGGCGCCGTGCGCGACCTGTTCGCGGCCTGGCTGACTGAACGCGGTTTTGACGTGCGTGTGGATGCAGTGGGTAACATGTTCGGTTTGATCACCTTTAATCCAGAAGCGCCCTACGTGCTGTGTGGCTCGCATCTCGACAGCCAGCCGAGTGCCGGGCGTTTCGATGGGGTCTATGGCGTGCTGGCCGGCGCAGTCGCGGTGGCCAGCCTGGCTCGCCAACTGCGCGAGCGCGGCGAAACGCCGGCGTGCAACCTGGCGGTGGTGAACTGGACCAACGAGGAGGGCGCGCGTTTCCAGCCCAGCCTGATCGGCAGCAGCGTGTTCACCGGTGACTTGGCCCTGCAGGACGCCTGGGCCTGCCGCGATGGCGATGGCATCAGCCTCAAGCATGCGCTGCAGCAGATTGGTTATCTGGGGGAGGGCCGCGTCGAGCTGGACGTCGCCGGTTATGTGGAAATCCACGTCGAACAAGGTGATGGCCTTGAGCGCGACGGGCTGGCCATCGGTGTGGTGCGCGACACCTGGGCCGCCCTCAAGCAACGGATTCGGTTCATCGGTGAACAGAACCACACCGGCCCTACGCCCATGGCCGCGCGCAAGGACGCCTTGCTGGCCGCCGCCCACGCGATCACTGCGGTGCGGGCGGAGGCCGACCTGCACGGCGTGCTGCTGCACAGCTCGGTGGGGCGCCTGGAGATCTATCCCAATTCCCCCAACGTGGTGCCTTCCAGCGTGACGTTGCATGTCGAGTACCGCTCGCCCGACACCGAATTACTGGCCGCAGCCGGTGCGCGCCTGGACGCCAGCCTCAAGGCCACCGCCAGCGCCACGTCGACTGACTACAGCATCGAAAGCCGCGCCCTGCGTGAGCCGAGCCACCTGCATCACGGTTTTGCCGAGCTGGCCTACGGGGTCGGCCAGCAACTGCGCTTGCCCATCGGCAATAGCGTCACCGTGTCAGGCCACGACGCCATCAGCCTGAGCCGGCATTACCCGGTGTGCCTGCTGTTTATCCCGAGCAGCAATGGCGTGTCCCACAACGAAGCGGAATTCACCAGCGAACAGGACATGCGCAACGGCCTGCACATGCTGACCGCGTTGCTGCACCGCGCCTGTTCCACCCCCAACGCCTACCGCTGA
- a CDS encoding DeoR/GlpR family DNA-binding transcription regulator, which yields MLNQPRLDEIMLLLTQHQRVKASDLAQALFVSEETIRRDFKYLEEAGKLRRIHGGAILPRLNEEQPLQVRSRIKPQAKTRIAVCAAKLVSEGMVLFLDTGTSTLALAQQLTAFSQLRIITNSLDIARLITEQSANQVLVVPGDVRRNDNALIGAHTLEFVRQFHYDIAFMGIGAVDLELGFMDYQEPEALLRRELTKHSLRSVILADDAKFGHRTFINTLPFSAITTLVTNRAPSNDFATRLEQAHVDILYP from the coding sequence ATGCTCAACCAGCCACGTCTCGACGAAATCATGCTCCTGCTCACCCAACACCAGCGCGTCAAGGCGTCGGACCTGGCGCAGGCGCTGTTCGTCTCCGAAGAAACCATCCGCCGCGACTTCAAGTACCTGGAAGAAGCCGGCAAGCTGCGGCGCATCCACGGCGGCGCGATCCTGCCGCGGCTCAACGAAGAACAGCCGCTGCAGGTGCGCAGCCGCATCAAGCCCCAGGCCAAGACGCGTATCGCGGTGTGTGCAGCGAAGCTGGTGAGCGAAGGCATGGTGCTGTTCCTCGACACCGGCACCTCGACCCTGGCCCTGGCCCAGCAACTGACCGCGTTCAGCCAGTTGCGCATCATCACCAACTCCCTGGACATCGCCCGCCTGATCACCGAGCAAAGCGCCAACCAGGTGCTGGTGGTGCCCGGCGATGTGCGCCGCAACGACAACGCGCTGATTGGCGCCCACACCCTGGAATTCGTCCGACAGTTCCACTACGACATTGCCTTCATGGGCATCGGCGCTGTCGACCTGGAGCTGGGGTTCATGGACTACCAGGAGCCCGAGGCGCTGCTGCGCCGGGAACTGACCAAACACAGCCTGCGCAGCGTGATCCTGGCCGATGACGCCAAGTTCGGCCACCGCACCTTTATCAATACGCTGCCGTTCAGCGCCATCACGACCCTGGTCACCAATCGTGCGCCGTCCAACGACTTTGCGACCCGCCTGGAGCAAGCCCATGTCGATATCCTTTACCCCTGA
- a CDS encoding amidase, which produces MPSVLHAAESIRQGTLTPVQLVEQSLEAIKTHNPTLNAFGDVYTESAREQAEILTAEAQANQFRGPLHGIPFGIKDLFSTANLRTTRGSLTGLDNVPTQDAPIIRRLKEAGAIILGKTATTEFGWTGASTSRVFGNGRNPWNPQLTSGGSSSGSAIAVAARMVPATLGSDGGGSVRIPGAFCGAFALKGSLGRIPTWPWSATEMLSHAGPITRTVRDSALLFDILSGPDPLDHQALPAPTESYLARCDQPLGPVRVAYCPTLFDTPVDPVIAATVEAAVHYLADELPVTVTTLNLDWQDPLATFETLWVGGRGIAYGKSLADRLDQLDPGFAALIKRSADYDLAAYLKAVQQRALFANQVHALFNDYDVLLMPTMPILPFAADRVAPDGWPGEEGAVPWARWTPFTYPFNITGNPAASLPCGFSPSGLPIGLQVIGPRFADAQVLQFCAAVEAIAPWDQHLPPMLMP; this is translated from the coding sequence ATGCCCAGCGTCCTGCACGCAGCCGAAAGCATCCGCCAAGGCACACTGACCCCTGTGCAACTGGTCGAGCAAAGCCTCGAAGCCATCAAAACCCACAATCCCACACTGAATGCCTTCGGCGACGTCTACACCGAATCCGCGCGGGAGCAGGCTGAAATCCTGACCGCAGAAGCGCAGGCCAACCAATTTCGTGGCCCGCTCCACGGCATCCCCTTCGGCATCAAAGACCTGTTCTCCACCGCCAATCTGCGCACCACCCGCGGTTCGCTGACCGGCCTGGACAACGTCCCCACCCAGGACGCCCCGATCATCCGCCGCCTCAAGGAGGCCGGCGCGATCATCCTCGGCAAGACCGCCACCACCGAATTCGGCTGGACCGGCGCCAGCACCTCCCGGGTTTTCGGCAATGGCCGCAACCCCTGGAACCCCCAGCTCACCAGCGGAGGATCCAGTTCCGGCTCGGCCATTGCGGTGGCAGCACGCATGGTCCCGGCCACGCTGGGTTCCGACGGCGGCGGTTCGGTGCGCATTCCCGGCGCCTTTTGCGGTGCATTCGCTCTTAAAGGCTCTCTGGGGCGCATCCCCACCTGGCCCTGGTCCGCCACTGAAATGCTCAGCCACGCCGGCCCGATCACCCGTACCGTGCGCGACAGCGCGTTGCTCTTCGATATCCTCTCCGGGCCCGATCCGCTGGATCACCAGGCCTTGCCCGCGCCCACCGAGTCCTACCTGGCGCGCTGCGACCAACCGCTGGGCCCCGTGCGTGTGGCGTATTGCCCGACCTTGTTCGATACGCCGGTGGACCCGGTCATCGCCGCCACCGTCGAAGCGGCGGTGCATTACCTTGCGGATGAGCTGCCGGTCACCGTCACCACCCTGAACCTGGACTGGCAAGACCCGCTGGCCACCTTCGAAACCCTGTGGGTCGGCGGGCGCGGGATCGCCTATGGCAAATCCCTGGCCGATCGCCTCGACCAACTGGACCCGGGTTTCGCTGCGCTGATCAAGCGCTCCGCCGATTACGATCTGGCGGCCTACCTCAAGGCTGTGCAGCAACGTGCACTGTTCGCCAATCAGGTACACGCGCTGTTTAATGACTACGACGTACTGCTGATGCCGACGATGCCGATCCTGCCGTTCGCCGCCGACCGGGTTGCCCCCGACGGCTGGCCGGGCGAGGAGGGCGCGGTGCCCTGGGCGCGCTGGACGCCGTTTACCTATCCGTTCAATATCACCGGCAACCCCGCTGCCAGCCTGCCCTGCGGCTTCAGCCCGAGCGGTTTGCCGATTGGCCTGCAGGTGATCGGCCCACGTTTTGCCGACGCCCAGGTGCTGCAATTCTGCGCGGCCGTCGAAGCCATCGCCCCCTGGGATCAGCACCTCCCCCCGATGCTGATGCCCTGA